GCTCCAAACAGTAAAATCAGGTTTGGCGTCCTTGCCTAGATAGCCGAGGCCATATGAGCGCAGCTTTTCGGGTGTATCGTTCGCCGGGTCGAATGAAATGCTCAATAGCCGAACCTTGTCGCGAAGATCCTGCCGTTCGGGCTTTCCAAGTTCAAGTGCAGCATCGCTGAAATTCGTTGACATTTTGATGCAGAATTCCGCAAGCGGGCATCGCGCGTATATGAACGTGATGCCGAGTGCCTTGCCCTTGAAATCAGCCATTGTTATGGCCTTGCCGTCCTGATTGGTCAGTTTAAAATCAGGTGCAGGATTACCGACCTGCGCAAAGTTCTGATTGACCTCGACATTCTCATCACCTTCGACCGCCGTGGCGACGATCGCGATGTTCTCCAGCCAATACGGGTCTTTCGCGGCGCTGTTAACTACCATCTCAGCCTGCACCTGAACGCCCGGACGCAGCTCGTCCCAGACCCAATCCGCCTTTATCGGAAAATCCATCGTCATCGCATCCATAAAACCTTCGATGTCCTCGTGGTGGATCTTTGCCCGCTTGTTTTCCTTATCGACGGAGACGACTTTGCCCTTCATCGGATAGCGTTTCTCGGTCCCCTTGTTCTCTTCTGCTTTGGTACAGGCAAATCCGGCTGACAGTGCGAGTAATATTAATGCAATAAAATACTTTTTCATCTGCTAATGCTGGAGGCGGGCGAATTTGGCCGCAAACGATCGTCATAGATCAGACGATACATGCGGTAATTCGACATCACCTTTATTACGTAATCTTTGGTCTGCGAAAACATGATCTCGGGGACATAAAAGCCCGGGTCGACCGACCTGGAGCGTCCCAACCACCTTTTCATATTATCATCCCCGCCGTTGTAGCTCGCAATCACTGCCTCGGGTTGATTCGGGAATTGACGAGATAACTCGCCAACGTAATTTCCGGCAAGTTTTATGGACGTGGGCGGATAGAACAGGTCATCGATGGCGAAGTTCTCTATGTTCGCTGCAGAGGCGATGCGTATGGCAGTGGAGGGAATGAACTGCAGAATACCGCGAGCCGCCGCGACTGATTTCACGTCTGCTCGGAATCCGGATTCTTGCCGCATTATTGCCAGAAGCATTCGCGGATCGACCTTATTCGCGTCGGCGGCTGCGAGTAGTTCATCTGAGAACGGCGTCGGATAAAGCAGAAACGCCTGTTCGGCCGGTATCAGATCGGGCGGCAGATCGGTCGGCGTATTTTTCCAGATAGGATCGACAACAGCTAAGGCAAGATCGGCTTGTCCACCCTTTGCATATATCTCCGCCGGTAATGTTCCCGAGGCAGTTTGGGTCTTCAGCAGGATCGCATCATCGTAAATGCCAAGGGTGGAGAATACGTCCTTTGGTCCGGACAGCTTCTCGGATTCCTTTGGCATCTGTTTGAAACGAGGGAGCATCGTCACCGATGCATCGCGAACGCTGCGGGCCCTTGCCCCGAACGATGATGCCGGATCAATGCGCAATAGCGCCGACGCTGCCGCGAAACGCTCTTCCGCATTTTTCGAATCGAGGCCGCCTGCAAGTGCAGCGGCCTTTTGCCGCACGGCTTCGGAACTCTCTTTGCCCGCCGCAAGCTTCTGAAGTTTCTCGGTTGCAAGCATTCCGAAATACTCATTGCGGCCTTCAGGAAGTGAAAGATAGAGGTCGACGGCTTCCCCGACGCGTTTCAGCTTTTCAAGTGCCGCGGCCCGCAGGAATGTTACCTCGTTCTTGGCCGCGCCGCCCGGAACGTTGTAACCCCCGAGATCATTGAAGGTGCTGAGGCGTTCGAGTTCTGCAAGAGCAAGCTGCCATTCCTGGCGAGCTAACAAGATGCGGGCCTTCGCAAATACCGCCTGAGCCTCGGCCCTCTTACCTCGGAACGCCTCCGCGGTACGGTCGCACCAACTTATCGCCGACACCTCATCGCCGGCATCGCGGGATACATCAACGATGTTCAGGTATGCTCGATCCAGTCTTTCGTCGTTCGGAAACCGATCTATGAAGCTCCGGTACCGCGACGTTGATTCTCTCGCCTTACCGACACGCGCATATGCCGAAGCCGCCTGCAGCAATGAATCCTTTGCAAAAGGGCTGTCAGCGTGGATCTCCGAAATGCGCTCGTACCACTTTATCGCTTCGCTGTGGTCTTGCGATTGAGTGTAGCCGCGTCCGATCTGAAAGATAGCTTCAGCGACACTGGCAGAATCCGGATGGTCGTTGAGAATAGCGAGATAGTGCCGCCGAGCCGCCGCAAATTCACGATTGAACTGATAGACGCCGCCGCGCCGCATGTGCTCGGCCTCGGAAAGTTTCGGAGTTGCGGCTGAATTGTCGTCTGTCCCTGAATCTATGACATCCAGATTCAATACGGAGAGCAGCGCTGCATCGTCAGGCTGCTTAACGTCAGGCGTTTCTGATAGCAGTTTTTCGAAGACCAACCTTGCTTCAGATGTCTTCCGCTGCTGCAGCAGAACCTCGCCGAACCTACCAGCAAGGTCTCGACGAGGGGCCGATGACGAGCCTTTCGGCAAGACCGGCATTGCGAACACTGCCGACGCTTCGCCAAAATTCGCGGTTTCGGCCGCATTTCGTGCGATCCGCTCTTGGGCATGATATGCGGCCTCGCTTTTCGGAAGATCGAGGACCGCATCACGCAGCAGCAGCCTTTCGAGCAGCGGATTTCCGGTGCTGCGGGCGATCTGCGACATACGACCGTCGATCACCTGATGCACAGCCATGTCGCCTGAAGAGACAGAAGCGATCTCACCGAGAGCGGTCGACAAACGTCCCTGCCTTTCTGCGATGCGCCCGTAGAGCAAGGCGTAAAAGCCCTTTTGGTACGCCTCGCCGTCCCTGGATCGAAATGTCTCGAGCTCGCCTGCAGCCTCCTCATATCTTCGTTGTGAGTAGAGGTTCACTGCCGAGACCGCCGCCGGATCAGGCACCGCCGCAGGCACCGCCAAATGCAGTACGAGAAGCATCGCTGTTAATGTTCGTAATCCGGGTCTCAGTTGGGCCTCAAGGTGATCGGAGTGAAATTTCTCGTCAGCCCGTCCGATTCGTTTCTGATCGAGATCAAAAGATTTTCGAGCGGAGAATTGTTTTTCCAGTGACGGCGGACACGAAAAGTGATGTTCGCCGAAGCGTTGGGTGCTATAACGCCCGTTATCGCGGGGTCTGCTCCTACGACCCAACGCCGCTGTTCGATGAACGCTCGATAGGCAGCAGGCGTCGCACCGCGATTGGTGACCGTTACGCTGAATGTCGTCTCGACGCCAACGGGATTTGTCACTATCTGTTCAGCAGGCGTCAACTCGATGCCTGAATTACGCTGTCCCGAGGTGACCGCTGTTTGAAATCCGCTGCCCCAGACCTGTTTCCATCTTTCTTCGTTTCCCTTTAAATACAGGTCGAAAAAAGCGGTAAGCAAACGCCGCGTCTCTGCAAGCTGTTGGGCTCGGGTTATAGTACCGTTATCACAGCCGATGCCGTTCGATTCCTGAAAACCGCAGTGCCAGCCGCCCTGAATGACGGGAAGCATTTTCGGCGCTCGTCCCGCGTTGTACATCAGTTGGCCGTTCGACGATACAGGGACGATGGTATCGGCACTTCCTGAGATAAGGCTGACGGGAACGTTGACGTTGGACATTGCAGCCGTCGCCGAAGGATTCGTTTCCACAGCGGCGAGGTTGGCGAGAGCCTTGATCCGAGCATCCTGAGATGCCGCCAAAATGCTCGCACCGCCGCCCATCGAATGGCCGCTGGCTCCATAACGCGTAGTAGCGACCTGGTTGAAGAGAAATGAGCTTTGTTCACCGTTCTGTTGCGTCAGATGGTCCAGCGAGAACCGCAGGTCGTTCGCAAAGTTTTGATGGCTCGGGAACAAACCGTTTTCCGAATCGGAAGCGATGACGAAATATCCGTGCGTTGCGAGATGATTGAGCGTGGATTGATAGGTAGAAACTGCTTGCAGAAATCCGTGGCCGAATGTGATAGCGGGATACGGCGCTCCGGCACCGTTGTATGCAGTATTCTGGCCGTTCACCGCTGCCGGATAATAGAGACGCGCGGTAAAGGTGGAATTATTTGGCCGTGTGATCGTGACGCTCCGCCAGCCCGCAGCGTACGGGCCGGGCTGCGACAACGGGTCCGCCTGCGCGAAAACGCCCGCGGCCAAAATGAGAATTATAAGCAAACCCCTTGTCATATAATGCGATTCTATATTCACGTCAATATTACGGCAAACTGACAATAAAACGCTCTTCGGCTATGATGATGTTCGTATGCCCGCTCAACTTTTACAAGGAAAACCCATTGCCGAGGCGATCAAATCAGAGGTCGCAGCTGAGGTCATGGGATTGCGGTTTCGCCCCGGTTTGGCAGTCGTCCGCATCGGCGAAGACCCTGCATCTGCGGTTTACGTCGGCAGTAAGGTAAGGACGACCGAAGAGCTCGGCATGTATTCCGAGCATATTCACCTGCAGCCGGACATAACGCAGGACGAACTGCTGGATATCGTTCGAGAACTTAATGCCCGCGATGATATTGACGGTGTTCTGGTCCAACTGCCGCTTCCCGAACACATAAACGACCGCGAGATATTGGAAGCGATCGACCCCGCGAAGGACGTTGACGGTTTTCATCCGATGAATGTAGGACGGCTGTCACAGGGCCGCGACTCGCTCGTACCCTGCACGCCGGCAGGCGTAATAGAGATATTAAAACGTTCGAATATTGAGATCGCGGGCCGCCACGCAGTGGTCATCGGCCGCAGCAATATCGTCGGCAAGCCGATGGCCATGCTGCTGCTGCAGGAAAATGCCACGGTGACCATCTGTCATTCGCGAACGCGCGATCTGCCTGCGATAACCAGACAGGCTGACATTCTGATAGCGGCCATAGGACGTGCCGGTTTTGTTCGCGGCGAACATATCGGTGAGAACGCCGCAGTCGTGGATGTCGGTATCAATAACGTGTCGGATAAGGATTTTGCTGCTGAACTCTTCTCGGAAGAAGACCTGCCGAAACGTCTTGCCGCGATCGAAAAACGCGGCTTCACGCTTGTGGGCGACGTCAATCCGAAAGAAGCGATGGAACGTGCCGGCTCATTCACGCCGGTGCCCGGCGGCGTCGGGCTTCTGACCGTCGCGATGTTAATGAAGAATACTGTGTCGGCGGCCGTAATGCGCCGCGGTGCTTAATGATATGAACTTCGAAGATTACCAATCTGCCGCAAGCAAGACGGCTCTTTATCCGCGTCGGCTCGAGAACCTCGAATATCCGACGCTGGGCCTTGCAGGCGAAGCCGGCGAGGTAGCCAACATCGTCAAGAAGATACAGCGCGATCACGGCGGCGTTCTGAACGAAGAGTTTCGGAGCAAGCTGAAGGACGAGCTGGGCGACGTTCTATGGTACATCTCGGCATGCGCTGACGAGCTTGGCCTGTCGCTCAGCGAGATCGCCGAGTACAACGTGGACAAACTCGCCAAGCGTCATGGTAGATAGCGATAGATGCTGAAGGTCGGCCTTACGGGTTCCATCGCAGTTGGGAAATCCTACGTTTGCGAATGTTTTCGCGAACTCGGCTGCCATGTACTTGATGCGGACCTGACCGCACGCAAGGTCGTCGAACCGGGCACGCCGGGACTCGCACGTATCGTTGAGGAATTTGGCAACGGTGTTCTGCTCGCGGACGGCTCGCTGGACCGCAAAAGACTTGGTTCCGTAGTATTTGGAAATGAGGAAAAGCGGCTGCTTCTGAATTCCATTGTCCATCCGCTGGTCATCGATGCTCAAGACAGATGGCTGAAGGACGTAGAGAGCAAACAACCGGGCGGCATTGCGATCATCGATGCGGCACTGATGATCGAATCCGGAGGTTACAAACGTTTTAACAAACTTATTGTCGTCTGGTGCAAACCTGATATACAATTGCAGCGTCTTACCTCCAGAGACGGTTTAACAGCGGAAGAGGCAATTAAGCGCATTAGTTCGCAAATGCCGCAGGAGGAGAAAAAGCGTTACGCAGACTTTCTTATCGACACTTCCCACGGTTTCGAAGATACGCAGAGACAGGTTCGACAGGTTTTCAGTTCACTAAATGAGATCGGCTCAACAGAAAGCAAACCGTATGATCCAGCCCGTTAGAACGGGCTTTTTGCTCTCTGCTTTTATTTTACTTTCTCTCGTATTTTCTGCCTGCGAAGCGGTCGAGAGCCCCAAAGGTGCGGCCTATTATTCAAAGGTCGCAGCACCGCTGAAAAAGGAACTCCGTTGGAGTAACGGCGGTTCGCCGAAACACATAGATCCTGCATTTGCCGCAACGCCTCCCGAAACTGACATCGTTCGGTCAGTTTACGAAGGACTGACCTTGCTCGACGGAACTTCGCTAAAAGCAGTTCCCGCTGTCGCCGAATCGTGGGAAGCCTCTGAGGATAAGAAGGAATGGACGTTTCGCCTTCGCAAAGATGTCAATTGGTCGAATGGCGATGCCGTAACGGCCGACGATTTTATCAGGTCTTGGAAACGTCTTGCCGCTCTTCGCGAGAAAGCTGCGAATAGCGAATTACTGCTAAACATTAGAGGCGTGGCGGCGATCATAGACCCGTCAAAAGAAGCCGACGTCTCTGCTGATCCTTTCTTGTTTCAGATCGATCCCACAATAGATCCGGAGACTGGCGGATCACCGACACCAACGCCATCGCCTGCCGCAAAACTGCCGGAACAGGAAGCGCCTCCGTCGCCGATGCCTGCCGTAAAACTCGGCTTTGAATCTATCGATGAACGCACGATACGAATTTCGTTGGTCGAACCGGACGCATCGCTGCCGAGGCTGATGGCTGACCCGATCTTTAGCCCAATTCATCGATCGGATATCAAAGATGCATTAAAGCCCGTCGAAAGGCCGAAGGTTACGAACGGCGCTTTTGTCATTGAAAACATATCGAACGCCGCTATTTCGGTCTCGCGGTCAGAGCGATACTGGAACGCCCGCTCTGTCGGGCTGGACCGTATCGAGTTCATCTCAATGCCGTCGGCGGAAACAGCTTTGCAGGCGTACAGAGGCGGGAAACTCGATGTCATCACGAATGCGAATTTTGAACCGCTCGCCCTAAAGCTGCTCGCACCGTACGAGGACTTTCGCACGACGGTCCATTCCGCTCTTAACTTTTACGAATTCAACAACTCTCGTCCTCCCTTCTCGGACCGCCGCGTTCGGCTTGCCCTCGCAACTGCCATCGACCGCGAAAGATTGGCCGAGACCGAGATGGCGGGCAGCGTAGAGCCCGCTTATTCTTTCCTGCCGCTGAGCGATTCGAAAGAAGCTCGTTTCGAACATGACGTCGAGGCAGCCAAGGCATCACTCACAGCTGCCGGCTTCCCCGACGGCAAAGGCTTTCCGACCGTCAAACTCGTCGTCAACCGAAACAATGTCCAGCAAAAGGTCGCCCGTGCTGTTGCAAAGATGTGGAAAGAGGAACTGAACATCGAGACGGAGATCGTCTTGAAAGAAGCCGCGGAAATGGACGCTGTAAGGAGATCCGGTGATTTTGACCTGATACGTCGCGGGGTCGTGCTGCCGTCGCCGAACGAAACGGCAAGTTTGTTGGCAATCTTCGATCGACGAAAGAAGGCCGCTGCAGCCGGGACCACCCTGCCGCAGGGGACTCCGACGCCTCAGACCTCGTCGACACCGGTCAACTCTAATTCAGCCGCTGCTTCGCCAATGCCAACCGACGAGGATCTGCTGACCGAACTTTCCGCTATTTACGATGTCGAAGCAATTCCGTTATACTTCCCTCGTTCGTACGCGTTGGTACAGCCGTACGTTCAGGGCTTTGATCTCAACGGCATTGATTCACCTTCGGTAGGCTCGCTCAGCGTAGATACCGCGTGGGCAGCGGCGGGCATATTCTAACGGTCCTTTTTATGAACCGTACCTTCGGCAAGTTAGTTTCTCTAGGCTTGATCGCGACACTGCTGTTCTCGGCGATGTCGTGTGCCCGCGTCGACAGCGGAGACTATTTCGGCAGGACCGTGCCGCCGAGCGACAACATTCTTCGATATGTCTCCGGGTCGGAACCTGAGTCATTTGATCCGCATATTTCGTCAGGCCAGCCGGAGGCGCGTATCTATATGGCACTTTTCGATGGTTTGGTCGAAAACGATCCAAAGACCTTGCTTCCCATTCCGGCGATCGCGAAAAACTGGGAGATCAGCAGTAACGTTGATATCTTCGTTTTCAAGCTCCGCGACAATGCCAAATGGAGTGACGGCACTCCGATATCCGCTCAAGATTTTGTATACAGTTTTCGACGCGGCTTCGATGCCGAGACACTGTCGCGAACCGCAAGTCTCGGCTATTTCATTCGATATTCGGAAGATTTCAACAATGGTGATGTTTTCGTCAAGAAGGACGGACGGTTCCTGCTTGAACATGAGGTGAACGCCACCGAACCGCATACAGTAACGCCGTTCGGTCCTGAGACAGAGTTTGCGACGTTCATTAACGGCCCGACCCGCCTCACTCTTCCGGGCGATGAAAAGGAACGGTCAAAGCTTTTTGAAAAGGACGAAAAGCTGCGGTCTGCGGTCGAAGGCGGCGAATTCGTCCCTGTAAAGGCAGAAGACATCGGCGTCGAAGCGGTTGATGATAAGACGCTTCGGCTAACGCTGCGTCAAAGCGCACCTTTCTTCCTTGGATTGCTTGCACATCAATTTTTTCGGCCGGTTCCGCGGCATGTCGTGGAAAAACACGGCGCGGACTGGACCAAGCCCGAAAACATCGTCACCAACGGAGCGTTCAAGGTCAAACATCATCGGCCTTATGATGAGCTGTTCCTCGTGAAGAACGAAAACTATTGGGACGCTGAGAATGTCCATCTCGACGGCATCAAGTTCTATCCCATCGACGAGAACGCGACCATACTTAACCTTTACAAAGGCGGGGCCATCGATGCGTTCCTGAACCATTCCGTACCGGCTTCCTGGATCGACGAAGTAAGGCGATACAAGGACGAATATCTCGATCATCCCGAGAATGCGACCGCCTATTACTCGATGAACATGACAAAGCCGCCGTTCGATGACGTAAGAGTACGGCGAGCGTTTCAAATGTCAGTAGATCGGGACGCTCTTTCGAACTATCGAAAAGTGACCAAACCGCTTTATGACCTCACGCCGGCGGGCATTTTCCCGGATTATGACAGGGCCCGTGCAAAGGTCAGCGAGGAAATGCGCATCGAGAAAAAGAAGTCTCCCGAAGAGTGGGCGAAATACAACAGATTTGACCCGGCCGAGGCACGCAGGCTGCTCAGCGAGGCCGGCTTCCCTGTCGAAGGATCCGAAGGAAATTTCGCCTGCCCCAAGTTCCCGACAGATTCAGTATCGCTGACGTTCAATACCAACGAGAACAATCGGATGGTCGCCGAATTCATACAGGCACAATGGAAACGGCACCTCGGTATTACAATTTCATTGAAGAGCCAGGAATTCCGCACGTTTCTCAAAGATCGAAACGATCTCCAGTACTCAGGACTCGCACAGAGCCTTTGGTCGGGCGATTACATGGACCCGTTCACGTTTCTGGGTCTTCACTACGGCCGCCAAAACGACGGCGGTTCCGGATTTGCGGACAAGGAATATGACCGAATGCTGGATGAGGCGAACAGCGAACTCGATTTCCAAAAGCGCTACGAAAAACTCGCTAGGGCAGAAGCATATGTGATGGACAAACTGCCCGTGGTCACACTGTCGATCTACGCGACCAACTGGCTGAAAAAGCCTTACGTCAAAGGCATGTATCCGAATCCCGGCACGCTGCATCCATGGAAGTTCGTCTATATTGAGAAAGATCCCGCAAAATGGGACCGGAACGTAGATAACATCATGGCGGAAAGCAACCCGCGAACGGCGGCACAGCTTGAGGAACTGAAGCGGACGATGACGCAGAACTAGAAATGCTCGGATTTATCCTAAAACGCCTGCTCCTGATCATACCGATGGCGCTGATCGCCGTATCGGTCACATGGGCGTTGATACGCGTCGCTCCGGGAACGTTCTATTCATCTGAAAAGAAGATCCCGGCCGCGGTCGAAGCAAAGCTGCGTGAAAAATACGGCCTGGACGACCCGTGGTATAAGCAGTACGGCATTATGCTTTCGAACATTGCCCGCGGCGATTTCGGCATCTCTCTGAAATATGAGGGCCAGCCCGTCAACGAGATCATAGCGAGGCATCTGCCGTATTCGGCGGTCATCGGGCTGCTAGCGTATCTGCTAGCTCTTGCCATCGGCCTGGCTGCAGGCACGATAGCGGCGTTGCGGCAAAATTCGGCATTCGACTATGCTTCGATGTCCGCGGCGATGTTGGGGCTTTCGGTGCCGAACTTTGTCTTGGGGCCGCTTCTCGTTCTTGTGTTTTCTTTTTGGCTCTATTTACTGCCGCCCGCAAGATGGGGCGGTTTTACCTCGCTGATCTTGCCGGTCGTTACGCTGGCCGCAATCTACGCCGCCTATATCGCCCGTTTGACGCGTGCAGGACTGTTGGAAGTAATGCGGTCGGACTACATCCGCACGGCAAGGGCAAAAGGCCTGAGCGAGCGTTCTGTTATCCTTCGGCATGCTCTCCGCGGCGGCCTGCTTCCGGTGGTGTCTTTTACCGGACCCGCTCTTGCGGCCCTTCTTGCCGGGACCGTGGTCGTTGAAAAGGTGTTTGCCATTCCCGGCCTCGGAAATATTTTTATTCAGTCCGTATTAAATCGCGACGAGCCGCTTGTTCTCGGCATCGTCGCATTCATTTCAGTTTTGGTAATGATCTTTAATCTGATCGTTGATATCGCTTACGGCTTTATCGACCCGAGGATCAGATACGAATAAGTCCCGATGAAAGACGACAGCACATCACCGGTCAAAGGAACCTCGCTATGGCGTGACGCCATGCGGCGCCTCCTTGCGCAACCGCCTCGCGGTTTTTGGGCTGATCGTGCTTGTTTTCATATCGATTTCGGTCATTGTAGGCCCTGCTGTCATTGAAGCTACGACCGGCTATACTTACGACTACATCCCGGCCGACAATGAGCTTGTCAAGGCAATGCCGCCGTCGCTCAAACATCCAATGGGAACGGACGAGGCGGGCCGCGACATCCTCGCACGCGTTCTGCAGGGCGGCCGCATTTCGTTGCTTGTGGGCATTATTTCGACCCTTGTTTCACTGATCGTCGGCGTGTCGTACGGAGCAGTCGCCGGTTTTCTCGGCGGCCGCATCGACAACCTGATGATGCGCATAGTGGACATACTTTACGCGATACCGTACATCCTGATCGTGGTCGTACTTCTTGCGGTCTTCGGCGGGACCAATTCGCCCGAGTGGATAAAATGGCTGACAAAAATGATAGGCGCCGAAGGCAATCAGGGCATCAGCCAGATCTTGCTGCTTTTCTTTGCTCTGGGGCTAGTATCGTGGCTGACAATGGCACGCGTGGTCCGCGGCCAGATCCTGAGCCTGAAGAACGAGGATTTTGTACTCGCAGCCCGAGCATCAGGCGTATCCAATCTCGGCATAATTTTCCGGCATCTGATACCTAATGCCCTCGGCCCTGTCATCGTTTACGCCACGCTCACAGTACCAAGCGTTATGCTTGCCGAGGCATTTCTCTCTTTCCTCGGCTTGGGCGTGCAGGCACCGTATGCGAGCTGGGGCAGCCTGGCGAGTGCCGGCATAAAGAACATAGCGATATTTCCTTGGCAGCTTATTTTCCCGGGTCTGACAATGGCACTGACGCTGTTTTCACTGAACTTCTTGGGCGACGGACTGCGCGATGCACTTGACCCGCAGACGAGGAAATTCTGACCGACGCGATGAATAGTAACGGCACGATACTGACTGTCAACGACCTTCGCACGTATTTCCGTACGGAAGACGGCGTGGTGAAGGCTGTTGACGGGATCTCGTTCGAACTGAAAAAGGGCGAGACGTTGGGCATCGTAGGCGAATCGGGCTCGGGAAAATCCGTCACGAATCTTTCGGTGATGCGGCTGATCCCGGAGCCGCCGGGCGAGATCGTCTCCGGCGAGATCATTTTCGACGGCACCGATGTCCGGGCACTGTCGATCGACGAGGTTCGAAAGATCCGGGGCCGCCGCATTGCGATGATCTTTCAGGATCCGATGACGTCGCTAAATCCGTTTCTCAAGATATCGACCCAACTGATGGAGGTAACACAGCTTCATCTCGGCCATACCAAACAACAGGCTTACGAACACGGCGTCAAAATGCTCGAAATGGTCGGCATCCCCGACGCAAGGGCACGCATGGACGGCTATCCGCACGAGCTTTCGGGAGGCATGCGGCAACGCGTGATGATCGCAATGGCGCTGAGTTGCGACCCCGAACTTCTGATCGCCGACGAGCCGACGACAGCTCTCGACGTCACGATCCAGGCACAGATACTCGAACTGATCAAGGACCTGAAAGCACGTTTGGGAACGAGCGTAATTCTGATCACGCACGACCTCGGCGTCGTCGCGGGAATGACGGACAAGATCATTGTGATGTACGCCGGCAAGGTCTTTGAGCAGGCTCCGACGCGGGAACTTTTTTCGCGTCCCGCAAATCCGTATACGAAA
This sequence is a window from Acidobacteriota bacterium. Protein-coding genes within it:
- a CDS encoding peptide ABC transporter substrate-binding protein, coding for MIQPVRTGFLLSAFILLSLVFSACEAVESPKGAAYYSKVAAPLKKELRWSNGGSPKHIDPAFAATPPETDIVRSVYEGLTLLDGTSLKAVPAVAESWEASEDKKEWTFRLRKDVNWSNGDAVTADDFIRSWKRLAALREKAANSELLLNIRGVAAIIDPSKEADVSADPFLFQIDPTIDPETGGSPTPTPSPAAKLPEQEAPPSPMPAVKLGFESIDERTIRISLVEPDASLPRLMADPIFSPIHRSDIKDALKPVERPKVTNGAFVIENISNAAISVSRSERYWNARSVGLDRIEFISMPSAETALQAYRGGKLDVITNANFEPLALKLLAPYEDFRTTVHSALNFYEFNNSRPPFSDRRVRLALATAIDRERLAETEMAGSVEPAYSFLPLSDSKEARFEHDVEAAKASLTAAGFPDGKGFPTVKLVVNRNNVQQKVARAVAKMWKEELNIETEIVLKEAAEMDAVRRSGDFDLIRRGVVLPSPNETASLLAIFDRRKKAAAAGTTLPQGTPTPQTSSTPVNSNSAAASPMPTDEDLLTELSAIYDVEAIPLYFPRSYALVQPYVQGFDLNGIDSPSVGSLSVDTAWAAAGIF
- a CDS encoding transglycosylase SLT domain-containing protein, yielding MLLVLHLAVPAAVPDPAAVSAVNLYSQRRYEEAAGELETFRSRDGEAYQKGFYALLYGRIAERQGRLSTALGEIASVSSGDMAVHQVIDGRMSQIARSTGNPLLERLLLRDAVLDLPKSEAAYHAQERIARNAAETANFGEASAVFAMPVLPKGSSSAPRRDLAGRFGEVLLQQRKTSEARLVFEKLLSETPDVKQPDDAALLSVLNLDVIDSGTDDNSAATPKLSEAEHMRRGGVYQFNREFAAARRHYLAILNDHPDSASVAEAIFQIGRGYTQSQDHSEAIKWYERISEIHADSPFAKDSLLQAASAYARVGKARESTSRYRSFIDRFPNDERLDRAYLNIVDVSRDAGDEVSAISWCDRTAEAFRGKRAEAQAVFAKARILLARQEWQLALAELERLSTFNDLGGYNVPGGAAKNEVTFLRAAALEKLKRVGEAVDLYLSLPEGRNEYFGMLATEKLQKLAAGKESSEAVRQKAAALAGGLDSKNAEERFAAASALLRIDPASSFGARARSVRDASVTMLPRFKQMPKESEKLSGPKDVFSTLGIYDDAILLKTQTASGTLPAEIYAKGGQADLALAVVDPIWKNTPTDLPPDLIPAEQAFLLYPTPFSDELLAAADANKVDPRMLLAIMRQESGFRADVKSVAAARGILQFIPSTAIRIASAANIENFAIDDLFYPPTSIKLAGNYVGELSRQFPNQPEAVIASYNGGDDNMKRWLGRSRSVDPGFYVPEIMFSQTKDYVIKVMSNYRMYRLIYDDRLRPNSPASSISR
- a CDS encoding nucleoside triphosphate pyrophosphohydrolase family protein, translated to MNFEDYQSAASKTALYPRRLENLEYPTLGLAGEAGEVANIVKKIQRDHGGVLNEEFRSKLKDELGDVLWYISACADELGLSLSEIAEYNVDKLAKRHGR
- a CDS encoding SCO family protein is translated as MKKYFIALILLALSAGFACTKAEENKGTEKRYPMKGKVVSVDKENKRAKIHHEDIEGFMDAMTMDFPIKADWVWDELRPGVQVQAEMVVNSAAKDPYWLENIAIVATAVEGDENVEVNQNFAQVGNPAPDFKLTNQDGKAITMADFKGKALGITFIYARCPLAEFCIKMSTNFSDAALELGKPERQDLRDKVRLLSISFDPANDTPEKLRSYGLGYLGKDAKPDFTVWSLAVGSDAEVRKIADFYGLRYEIDPEDKTQFRHSLRTIVIGPDGKVAKVIPGSDWSPASLLKDLEAALAK
- a CDS encoding bifunctional 5,10-methylenetetrahydrofolate dehydrogenase/5,10-methenyltetrahydrofolate cyclohydrolase, whose amino-acid sequence is MPAQLLQGKPIAEAIKSEVAAEVMGLRFRPGLAVVRIGEDPASAVYVGSKVRTTEELGMYSEHIHLQPDITQDELLDIVRELNARDDIDGVLVQLPLPEHINDREILEAIDPAKDVDGFHPMNVGRLSQGRDSLVPCTPAGVIEILKRSNIEIAGRHAVVIGRSNIVGKPMAMLLLQENATVTICHSRTRDLPAITRQADILIAAIGRAGFVRGEHIGENAAVVDVGINNVSDKDFAAELFSEEDLPKRLAAIEKRGFTLVGDVNPKEAMERAGSFTPVPGGVGLLTVAMLMKNTVSAAVMRRGA
- a CDS encoding dephospho-CoA kinase, giving the protein MLKVGLTGSIAVGKSYVCECFRELGCHVLDADLTARKVVEPGTPGLARIVEEFGNGVLLADGSLDRKRLGSVVFGNEEKRLLLNSIVHPLVIDAQDRWLKDVESKQPGGIAIIDAALMIESGGYKRFNKLIVVWCKPDIQLQRLTSRDGLTAEEAIKRISSQMPQEEKKRYADFLIDTSHGFEDTQRQVRQVFSSLNEIGSTESKPYDPAR
- a CDS encoding dienelactone hydrolase family protein, with the translated sequence MTRGLLIILILAAGVFAQADPLSQPGPYAAGWRSVTITRPNNSTFTARLYYPAAVNGQNTAYNGAGAPYPAITFGHGFLQAVSTYQSTLNHLATHGYFVIASDSENGLFPSHQNFANDLRFSLDHLTQQNGEQSSFLFNQVATTRYGASGHSMGGGASILAASQDARIKALANLAAVETNPSATAAMSNVNVPVSLISGSADTIVPVSSNGQLMYNAGRAPKMLPVIQGGWHCGFQESNGIGCDNGTITRAQQLAETRRLLTAFFDLYLKGNEERWKQVWGSGFQTAVTSGQRNSGIELTPAEQIVTNPVGVETTFSVTVTNRGATPAAYRAFIEQRRWVVGADPAITGVIAPNASANITFRVRRHWKNNSPLENLLISIRNESDGLTRNFTPITLRPN